The following nucleotide sequence is from Agromyces sp. SYSU T00194.
CCCGGAGACGGTCGCGCTGACGGAGGCGCTCATCGCCCGGCACCCGAACATCGGGCTGGTGATCGTCGAATCGGAGCCGGGCGACCCGGAGACCTGGATCGGCCGCGGCATCCACGCCGTGGTCCCCGCTCAGGCGACCGACGCTGAGACGCTCGACCTGGTCAACCGGCTCGACACCTGGCTCGCCGAGTACGGCGAGGACATGGAGGCGGGCGAGTTCGGCGGCGTCGACGCCGTGAACGAGCCCGAACCCGAGCCGGCCGCCCCGAAGCGCGACCTGCCCGATTTCGACGACGAGGTGGTCTGGGTGGCGGATGCCACCGAGCCGCCCCCGACCCCGCAGCCCACGTCCGCCGCAGTCTCGCCCGACCCCGCGGCGTCGCGGGTACCCGCTGCCCTGCCCGACCTCGTGAGCGCCCCGACCGCCGTCCCGCGCCCGGGCCCCACTCCGCCGCCCCCGCCGCCGCCGGTGCGTCGGGCGCCCGCCGCGGCGTCCCAAGCCACGCCTGAGCCGCCGCCGTCGACCGTCGAGCCGCCGACCCGGACGGCGACCCTGCCGGTACAGGATGCCGGGCGCGCCACCACTGCCGAGCTCGCCGGGCCCGCCGACGACGCGCCCACCGGGGTCCGCAGCGAGATCATCGTCGTCGCCGCGCCGAAGGGCGGCCAAGGCAAGACGACCGCGGCGATCAACATCGCGGTCGGCCTCGCGGAGGTCGTGCCGGGCGAGGTCGTGCTCGTCGACGCCGACCTCCAGTTCGGCGACATCGCCTTCGCGCTGGGGCTGCCGGAGTCGCGCACGGTCGTCGGTGCGCTCGAGACACGCGACGACGACGACCTCGTCTCGGGGCTGCTGCGCCACGAGGACGACTTCTTCGTCATGCAGGCGCCGCCGACGCCGGAGGATGCGGAGCACGTGACGCCCGAGGACCTCGTCGCGGTGGTCCGACGCCTCTCGGGCCGCTTCCGGTACGTGGTGGTCGACACGACCCCCGGTGTCGGCCCGCACAGCCTCGCGCTCATCGCGGCCGCGACCGACGGCGTCTTCATCGCGAACATCAACACGCCGAGCCTGCACGCGATGCGCAAGGAGCTCGAGCTGCTCGAGGCATCCGACGGCATGCCCCCGAACCGGCATGTCGTGCTGAACTTCAGCAACCGGCGCGCGGGCATCACGCCGGCCCAGGCGGCGGAGGTCGTGGGCGTCCCGTTCGACATCGACGTGCCGCGCTCGCCCGCGGTGCTCTTCGCGAGCAACGAGGGCGTCCCGCTCATCCACCACGACGTGCGCGATGCGGCGGCGAAGGCGTTCCGGCGCCTGGTGCAGCGCATCGACCCGGCCGCGGTGCCGACGCGTCGCCGCATCCACCGCCGCTGGCGCGCGTCGTGACGACCGGGGCCGGTTCTCCACAGGGTTCGCGCCGCACCGGCCCGCCCGCGAGCGCGCCCGGGCTACCCTTCCTCGCGTGACGGCGATACTCCTGGGCGGCGGTGCGGTCTTCGGCGCCGTCGCGGGCTGGTGGCCGATCGCGGGGTCCGCGCGCAGCGGCACCCACGGCACGCGGCTGTGGAGCCGGCGTTCGCGCATCGTCGTCACCGTCTTCGCCGCACTCGGCGGCATCGCGATCTGCTGGGGCATCGGCGTGTCGCCGGTACTGCTGCCGGCACTGGTCTTCCTCATCACCGGCGCGGCGCTCGCGACGATGGATGCCGCGGAGCGGCGCGTCCCCGCCGGCACCGTGACCAGCGCCGGCGTGCTCGTCGCCGGCATGCTGGTGGTCGCCGCCGCGATCGACGACGCCTGGTGGTCGCTGCTCTGGGCCGGGCTCGGCGCCATCGGCATGTCCGCCATCGCCGCCGCCGGTGCGCGCTGGCTCCCGCGCGTGGTGGCCTGGCGGGACCTCGGCCTCCCGGTGCTCGCCGGCCTGATGCTCGGGTACCTGGGGTGGGAGGCGTGGCTGGCGGGCCTCGCCGGCATGCTTGTGATCGGGTTCCTCGCCGCATCCGTCGCCGTGCTGCGCGGCGACGCCACGCGACTGGCCGGCGCCCTGCCGCTCGGCCCGTCGATCATGGCGGGCGCGGTGCTCGCGATCGTCCTGGTCTAGCGGCCCGCCCGCCCGCGCCGGCCGTAGGCTGAGGGTGGGGAGGCCGACGTGAGCAGGGGGAGCGAGCCCGACTGGCAGCCGGACGTGCTCGGCGAGCGGTACGAGCAGCTGACGCTGCCGTTGGCGGAGGACGACGAGGGCGAGGTCGTCGCGACGCTCGTGCGCCACCGCCCGCGCTTCCGCTGGCGGCTGACGCCGGGGGCTGCGGCCGACTGCGACGTGCTCTACGTGCACGGCTGGAGCGACTACTTCTTCCAGACCGAGCTCGCCGAGTTCTGGGCGGATGCCGGTGCGCGGTTCTTCGCCCTCGACCTGCGCAAGTACGGGCGGAGCCTCCGCGGCGGGCAGACCCCGGGCTTCGTGAACGCCCTCGCCGCCTACGACGAGGACATCGAGGCCGCGCTCGCCGCCATGGGGCACCCGATCGACGGGCCGGTCTCGGCACGCCCGCTCATCCTGCTCGGGCACTCGACCGGCGGGCTCACGCTGGCGCTGTGGGCCGCGCGACACCCCGGCGTCGCATCCGCCCTGATTCTGAACAGCCCGTGGCTGGAGTTCCAGGCCAGCCGCATCGGGCGCGAGGCGATGACGCCGCTCATCGACCTCTCGGCCCGGGTCGACCCGCGCGGCGGCCTGCCGAACGTCGACCTCGGGTTCTACACGCGCGCGGTCGCGGAGGAGCAGGGCGGCGAGTGGACGTACGACCACGCCTGGCGCCCCGACCGCGGGTTCCCGGCGCCCGCCGGCTGGCTCTCGGCGGTGCTCGCCGGGCATGCGCGAGTCGCCGCCGGCATCGACGTCGGCGCGCCCGTGCTCACCCTGCTGTCGAAGCGCACGACGATCCAGGCACGCTGGAGCGAGGAGATGCGTTCGAGCGACAGCGTGCTCGTCGTCGACGAGATGGCCGAGCGTGCGCTCCGGCTCGGCCCGTCGGTGACGGTCGAGCGCATCGACGGCGCCCTGCACGACGTGTTCCTCTCGCGCCCGGAGGTGCGCCAGGACGCCTACGCGCGCGTGACGCGGTGGTTGCGCGGCTTCTCGCCCGTCTGACGGTGTGACGGATGCCTCGCCGGCGACGAGTCGGCCGGGCCGCATCGATGCCCCGCGAACGGGGCGATGACCCGGATGCCTCGCGCGAATAGGCTCCATGTCATGCCCCGGCTCCGACTCGCGATCGTCGTCACCGCGCTCGCCGCGATGGTGATCGTGCCAGGCATCGCGAGCCTGTCGGAGACGCCCACGTTCCTGGGCTGGCACATGTACTCGGGCTACCAGACGGGGCTCGTCTTCGAGGTCGAGCACGACGACGGTTCGACCGAGGCCGTGCCCATCGCCGAGATCGCCGCTGGCAACCGCATCGAGGTCGACTACGCCGAACCGGGGAGCCGGTTCCTCTGCGCCCGCGACGCGACGCTCGTGCGCGTGCGCGCCGTGCGGGAGCATCCGGCCCTCGACGAGGAGTTCGCATGCGCGGACTTCTGACCCGCACGGTGGACGCCAGGCCGCTCGCGCTCTCGCGCATCCTCATCGGCCTGGCGGCGCTCGGCGTCTCGTTCGAGTGGACCCTGCCGCTCCTCCGCGCGGCCGACGGCGAATATCTCGCCCTTCCGGTGATCCCCGGGGCGCCGGTGGTCGCCGCCCCGGTCGTCGTGTGGCTGTACCTCGTCGCGGTGCTCGGCGCCGTCGGCATGGTGCTCGGCGTGTTCGGCCCGGTCGCGCCGACGCTGGTCGCGGCATCCGGCGCCGTCGCCCTCCTCGCCGACCAGCAGGCCTACAGCAACCACGCGCTCCTGCTCGTGCTGCTGGCCGCACTGCTCGCTCCGAGCGGCGCGCACCGGGCGTTCTCCGTGCGCCGCCGTGGTCGCCCGCCCGCACAGGTGCCGTACTGGCCCGCGTTCCTCATCCGCGCGCTGCTCTCGTCGGTCTACCTCTGGACCGCCATCGCGAAGGTGAACCGCGACTACCTCGCCGGCGACGTGTTCGCGAACTTCGGCAACGGCCTCATGGACGCGCTCACGCCGGTGCTGCCGGTGCTCGCGATCGCGAGCATCGCCACCGAGCTCTTCCTCGGCATCGGGCTCTGGGTGCGCCCGCTGTTCCCGCTCGTGCTCCTCGCGGGCGCCGGCCTGCACGTCGGCATCCTCGCGACCCTGCAGGACCCGTTCCCGCTGGTGCTGTTCGCCCTGCTCATGGCGCCGGCCTACGTGCTCGCCGGCGCCGAGTGGCTCCGTGGCGGCGGGGCGCTCGCCGAGCGCACGCACGACGCCTGGCGCAGGTTCAGGCGACGGATGCGTCGCCGGCGGCCCGCACCGACGGCGTGACGCCCGCGTCGAGCGGCGCGACCGCTCCTGCGGCCTCCGACGCTGCGACGTCCGGCCCTGCGGCATCCGCCCCCGCGGAATCCGACCCTGCGATCTCCGGCCCCGCGGCATCCGCTCCCCGAATCGCCCCCGGCCCCGGCGGCAGGCGACGGATGCCCGTGACCAGCGCATGCTCGTCGACCGCGAGGCAGAGGCGGATCCACCCCTCGCCGGTGCGGCCGAACGCCGAGCCCGGTGCGATCGCGACGCGCTCCTGCAGCAGGAAGCGCTCGGCCCAGCCCGCCACGTCGCCGTCGGTCGCGTGCGAGACGTCGGCCCAGAGGTAGAACGCCCCGTTGGGGCGCAGGTAGCGGATGCCCCGGGCCTCGAGCTCCGTCGCGGCGACCTCGAAGTTCGCGCGGTAGTGCGCGCCGGCCGCCGCGACGTGGGACTGGTCGCCCTCGAGCGCGGCGAGGGCGGCGTACTGCGCCGGCATGCCGACGCATCCGATCGTCGCCTCCTGCATGGTGCGCATGGTGGCGGCGAGGCCCGGCGGCGTCACGAGTGAGCCGACGCGGATGCCCGTCATCGCGTAGGTCTTCGAGAACGAGTGCACCGTGAAGACGCGGTCGTCGGTGTCGAGGCTCGCGATGCTCACGTGCGGCTCGCCCCAGGTGAAGCGCTCGTAGACCTCGTCGGAGAGCACCCACAGGTCGTGCCGCTGCGCGAACGCGAGCAGTTCGGCGAGCACCTCGCGGCCGAAGACCGCGCCGAGCGGGTTCGACGGGGAGTTCACGATGAGCAGGCGCGTGCGCGGCGTGACCATGCGCTCGAGCTCGGCGATGTCGGGTGTGAATCCGCGCTCGGGCGAGAGCGGGTACGGCACCGGCACCGCGTCGAGCATGCGCGCGTTCATGGTGAACGTGGTGTAGCCGGGGTCGGGCACGAGCACCTCGTCGCCCGCGGCGAGGATGAGGTGCATCGCGAGGTTGAGCGCCTGCGTGCCGCCGATCGTGACCCACACCTGCTCGACCGACACGTGCACGTCGTTGTCGCGGGCGAGCTTGTCGACCAGCGCCCGGCGCAGCGGCAGGATGCCGCCGTTCGGCGAGTAGTCGGTGTCGTCGCGCTCCCACGCGGCACGCGCCGCGGCGGCGATGTGCGGCGCGACCGGCACGTCGGGCTCGCCGACGCCGAGCGAGACGATGCCGTCGAGCTCGGCCGCGATCTCGTAGATGCGGCGGATGCCGGATCCCGGCACGGCCGGGATATGGGGTGCGAGCGTTGCCATGACCGCAACCTAGACCCGGCCGGTTTCGGCCGCGTTGCCGGATGCTGCGAAGCAGCCCGCGTGCCCTCCGCCGGAGCTCGCGGGCGCCGCCCCGCTCAGGGCCACCACGGTGCGGTCCGATGGGCCACCCCGGTGCCGGCGGCGCGCCGTATCGGGTTGCATCGGGTGCACGTCCTCCTGCGCCTCATCGCACGCCACCACGCAACCGCAACCACGATGTCGGAGGACACCATGCTGCAGAACCTCAGTCACGCCGGTGCGAGCACCGCGGTGGAGGAGATCCTCTTCTCCACCCCGTTCGGGTACATGTTCCCGGAGCTCGCGTCGAACCCCGATCACTG
It contains:
- a CDS encoding alpha/beta hydrolase, whose product is MSRGSEPDWQPDVLGERYEQLTLPLAEDDEGEVVATLVRHRPRFRWRLTPGAAADCDVLYVHGWSDYFFQTELAEFWADAGARFFALDLRKYGRSLRGGQTPGFVNALAAYDEDIEAALAAMGHPIDGPVSARPLILLGHSTGGLTLALWAARHPGVASALILNSPWLEFQASRIGREAMTPLIDLSARVDPRGGLPNVDLGFYTRAVAEEQGGEWTYDHAWRPDRGFPAPAGWLSAVLAGHARVAAGIDVGAPVLTLLSKRTTIQARWSEEMRSSDSVLVVDEMAERALRLGPSVTVERIDGALHDVFLSRPEVRQDAYARVTRWLRGFSPV
- a CDS encoding AAA family ATPase, which translates into the protein MKPYILVSRNTAYDLRMRRLLGTNLRSIPGEFLGIGTSLVLDRVGTSPRIAILGPELRFPETVALTEALIARHPNIGLVIVESEPGDPETWIGRGIHAVVPAQATDAETLDLVNRLDTWLAEYGEDMEAGEFGGVDAVNEPEPEPAAPKRDLPDFDDEVVWVADATEPPPTPQPTSAAVSPDPAASRVPAALPDLVSAPTAVPRPGPTPPPPPPPVRRAPAAASQATPEPPPSTVEPPTRTATLPVQDAGRATTAELAGPADDAPTGVRSEIIVVAAPKGGQGKTTAAINIAVGLAEVVPGEVVLVDADLQFGDIAFALGLPESRTVVGALETRDDDDLVSGLLRHEDDFFVMQAPPTPEDAEHVTPEDLVAVVRRLSGRFRYVVVDTTPGVGPHSLALIAAATDGVFIANINTPSLHAMRKELELLEASDGMPPNRHVVLNFSNRRAGITPAQAAEVVGVPFDIDVPRSPAVLFASNEGVPLIHHDVRDAAAKAFRRLVQRIDPAAVPTRRRIHRRWRAS
- a CDS encoding pyridoxal phosphate-dependent aminotransferase, with the protein product MATLAPHIPAVPGSGIRRIYEIAAELDGIVSLGVGEPDVPVAPHIAAAARAAWERDDTDYSPNGGILPLRRALVDKLARDNDVHVSVEQVWVTIGGTQALNLAMHLILAAGDEVLVPDPGYTTFTMNARMLDAVPVPYPLSPERGFTPDIAELERMVTPRTRLLIVNSPSNPLGAVFGREVLAELLAFAQRHDLWVLSDEVYERFTWGEPHVSIASLDTDDRVFTVHSFSKTYAMTGIRVGSLVTPPGLAATMRTMQEATIGCVGMPAQYAALAALEGDQSHVAAAGAHYRANFEVAATELEARGIRYLRPNGAFYLWADVSHATDGDVAGWAERFLLQERVAIAPGSAFGRTGEGWIRLCLAVDEHALVTGIRRLPPGPGAIRGADAAGPEIAGSDSAGADAAGPDVAASEAAGAVAPLDAGVTPSVRAAGDASVA
- a CDS encoding HTTM domain-containing protein; protein product: MRGLLTRTVDARPLALSRILIGLAALGVSFEWTLPLLRAADGEYLALPVIPGAPVVAAPVVVWLYLVAVLGAVGMVLGVFGPVAPTLVAASGAVALLADQQAYSNHALLLVLLAALLAPSGAHRAFSVRRRGRPPAQVPYWPAFLIRALLSSVYLWTAIAKVNRDYLAGDVFANFGNGLMDALTPVLPVLAIASIATELFLGIGLWVRPLFPLVLLAGAGLHVGILATLQDPFPLVLFALLMAPAYVLAGAEWLRGGGALAERTHDAWRRFRRRMRRRRPAPTA